The segment GCTGTCATCGGACAGCTTGCCGCCTGAACGGCTATATGACGAGGCTTCGGCCATCCTTGCGCAAAAGCTGTCGCAGGTGCCGGGCGTCGGCGAGGTATCGATCGGCGGTGCCTCCCTGCCCGCGGTGCGTGTCCAGCTCAACCCGCATGCGCTTGCCGCGCAGGGCATTGCGCTTGACGAAGTGCGCGAGGCGATCGCCCGGTCCAATGCGCTGACCCCGCTCGGCATGACCGAGCAGGGCGATCGCAGCTGGACCATCGGCAGCAACGCGCAGCTGCGCGCCGTCAGCGATTATGAGATGCTGGTGGTCGCGCGCCGCCCCAATGGGCTGGTCCGCCTTGCCGATGTGGCGACGGTGACCGAGGCGACCGAAAACCGCTATGCCATGGGCTTTCACAATGATCGCCCCGCCGTCTTGCTGACGGTGCGCCGCCAGCCGGGCGCCAATATCGTCGCCACCACCGACGCCATTCAGGCGAGCCTGCCCGGATTGCGCGCGCTGTTGCCCGCGCAGACCAAGCTGGAGGTCGTGCTCGATCGTTCGCCGGGCATCCGCGCGACCATTCGCGAAGCGCAGCTTGCGCTTGCGCTGTCGGTTGGGCTGGTCATTCTCGTCGTCGGGCTGTTCCTGCGGCGCTGGCACGCGGCGGTGATCCCGAGCCTTGCGATCCCGGTGGCGCTCGTCACCAGCTTTGCCGCCATGTGGGCGCTTGGGTTCAGCCTCAACAATCTGTCGCTGACAGCGCTGATCGTCGCCGCGGGGCTGGTGGTTGACGACGCGATCGTGGTGCTGGAGAATATTTCACGTCATATCGAGGCGGGCCTTTCGCCGCGTCGCGCCGCGCTGCGCGGAACGCGCGAAGTTGGCTTCACGCTCATTGCCATGAACCTGTCGCTGCTCGTCGTCTTCATCGCGATCCTGTTCATGGGCGGGGTCATCACGCTGCTGTTCCGCGAATTCTCGCTGACGCTGGCGGCGGCGATGCTGATTTCGCTCATCGTTTCACTTACACTGACCCCCGCGCTCTGCGCGCGCTTGCTGAAGCCGACGCCAGCCAAGACCCGGCGTGCCGGCTGGCCCGCGCGCATCGCCGCCTTTTACGAACGCACGCTGGATATCGCGCTGCGCCACCGGCGGATGACGCTGGCGCTGCTTGCGGGCGTCATGGCGATCAATGTCGGGCTCTACATCGTCATCCCGAAGGGGTTCCTACCCGAACAGGACACCGGCCAGCTCACCGCGTTCGCGCGCGGCGACGACGGCATGTCTTTCCAGCTGATGCAGCCCAAGATCGAGACTTATCGCCATTACCTGCTCGCCGATCCGGCGGTTGCCGATGTCGTCGGCCAGGCAGGCGGGGAGACCGGGATCAACAATGCCAGCATGATGATCCGCCTGAAGCCGATGTCCGAACGGCGCGAAACCGCCGGCGCGGTGGTTGAACGGCTGCGCGCGGGCATGCCCAAGGTGCCGGGCGGCGTGCTCTGGGTGAATGTCGATCAGGATATCCAGCTGGAGCCCCCCGGCCAGCAGGGTCAGGATTTTCACCTGCGGTTGCTCTCTCCTAAGCTCGAGGGCCTCAAGGACTGGCAGCGCAAGGCCGCCGCCGCGCTTGAGGCATTGCCCGAGCTGACCGATGTCGACGGCCGCGCCGATGGCGGCAATCTGCAGATCAACCTCGACATCGATCGCGATGCGGCGGCCCGGCTGGGTGTCGACATGCGCACGATCACCGGCGTGCTCAACAACAGTTTCAGCCAGCGGCAGGTGGCCACGCTCTACGGCGATCTCAACCAGTATCGCGTGATCCTGGAACTGGAGCCGCGCTACACCACCGATCCCGGTGTGCTTGATCTCGTCCACGTCATTGCCGCCGATGGGCGGCGCGTGCCGCTAACCGCATTTACCACGCGGACACAGGGGCTGGCGGATGACTGGATTCCCCACCGCGACCAGTTTGCCGCGCGCCGTGTCAGCTTTTCGCTCGCCCCCGGCGTCGCCCCCGAACAGGCGGCAGCGGCGATCGACCGCGCGGTGGCCGGACTGATGCTGCCCAATGACGTACAGGCGAAAATGGCTGGCGAACTCGATATCGCCGGGGCCAGCGCGCAAAGCCAGCCACTGCTGTTGCTGGGCGTGATCCTCGCGGTGTTCATCGTGCTTGGCATATTGTACGAAAGCCTGCTGCACCCGCTGACGATCTTGTCCACCCTGCCTTCGGCCGGGGTCGGTGCGTTTCTGGCGCTTTGGCTGACGGGGTTCGAATTCTCCCTGATCGCGCTGCTCGGCCTGTTCCTGTTGATCGGCATGGTGATGAAGAACGCGATCCTGATGATCGATTTCGCACTCGCCCGGCAACGCCGTGACGGGCTGGATCCGCTGGAGGCGATTCGCGAAGCCGCGCGGCTGCGGCTGCGGCCGATCCTGATGACCAACATGGCGGCAATGCTGGGCGCCCTGCCGCTGGTGCTGGGCATGGGCGAAGGCGCGGAAATGCGCCAGCCGCTGGGCATTTGCATCGTCGGCGGATTGCTGGTGAGCCAGTTGCTGACGCTCTACACGACGCCGGTGGTCTATCTCGTCGTCGAACATCTTGGCGCGAAATTCCGCAACCGTGCCGGGCGCGTGCCGGCACAGGAAACGCCGATAGCGCCCCGGTGAAGGGAGGCTATCGGCGTTAGATTTCAAACGCTTTAAACCAGACCCGCGACAAGCGCGAACAGCCCGCCCCCGAGAAGGAGCCAGAGCCATGCCCGGCTGAGCCGGGGCGCATGGAAGACGGCGATCGAGATGCCGGAAAATACCGCGAAGGAGGCAATAGTGGGTCCAAGCGTGGCCTCTACCGGATCGCTGCCGGCGACGATCAGCAGGCGCGAGAGGGCGATGGTGAATAGCAGCGCAACGGCATAGGCGCCGACCGTGCCGGCAACCACGCGGAAGAAGACGGAAAGACGGGTCATCGGCCCTTCCCCCCGATATGAGCAAGGATGCGGGGGCGATTGCAATTGGCCGCAACGACCAGCCCGGCCGCAACCGTCCACCAGCCGAATATTGCGACAAGGCCGTAGTCCCAGCCATGCCCGGCAAGCGCCACGACAAGGCTGATTACAAGCGCGCCATATCCGCAGATACGGCCCGCCCTGGCCCTGTGTTCGGGCAATTTGCGGCCGAACCAGTCGGACTGGTGCCGCGCCATGGTCAGCATGAGGGCCGCAAACCCGCCTGTCGCGCACAAGAACGTAAGGCTATCGATCAGGATCGGTTTCATGACAGGACCTCTGCAATCTTGCCCGTCCGGCGCGCGGGGCGATGGGAACGATGAGTTGCGGCCTTGCGGGCGGCCAGCGCGAAGGAAAACGCCATGCAAAGCGCGATCAGGTCGAACCCGGCAAACACCCAGTCGTCGGTTGCAAGGCTTGGAAAAAGGCCGCGTTCGGTGACCATGGCACTAACGACCGGGACCGCGAGCCATAGCAACGCGCAGGCCCCGAGCGCCTCGATCCAGGCCGCGCGCATGCGCCGCGCCGCACCCCAGACGAGCACCGCCCCCCACACCGCGAACAGGATATTGATCTCCCAATCGGCGCGGTGCGCCATGCCAAGGGGCAACAGCCGATTGGCCAGGAAATAGGCAGCGATACCCGCAGGCGCGCCGACGATCACGCCCAGATTGAGGCGCCCGGTCAAGGCAAAGCCGAAATGGGGAGCCGATGGATCGGGCAGTTTTGCACGGCGCTTGACGGTCCACAACACCATGCCGGTGGCGATCATGACGGTGCCAGCCACCCCCGACAGGAAATAGAGCCAGCGCAGCGCCGGTGCCGCGAAATCGCCCCGATGCAGCGCGATCATCACCCGCTGCGTGGCGCTGGCGGCGCCATCATGATGGGGCGCGGGCGCGAGCGGAAGCCCGGTAACAGCGTTCAGTTCCCGCTTTTCATGGCTGCTGCTTATGGCGTCGACCACCGGATAGAACATGGCATGGGCCGCCGCATCGCCGGGCAGATCGATCGAGATATAGCTGGTTTCAGCAACACCCCAGCCGGATCGCTCGACAAGCTGCGACAAGGGCAGAACCGGCGCCCTGGTTCCGCTCGCGACGATCGTCTCGCGTGCGGGAAAAGCGGCCTCATAATAGGCGTCGAAATCCTTGAAGTTCGCGCTGATCGCCCAGGGCATCAGCGTAAAGACAAGCGTTACCAGACCGGTATAGGTGATCATCAGGTGAAATGGCAGCGCGAGAACCGCGGTGACATTATGCGCATCCAGCCAGCTTCGCTGCCCTTTGCTGAAACGCAGCATGAAGAAATCGGCGAAGATTTTCTTGTGCGTTACAATTCCCGAAATAATCGCGAGCAACATGGCGAGCGCCGCAAGACTGACAATGATGCGCGCCCAGGAAACCGGCATCGCATGAAGATCGAAATGAAAGCGGTAGAGAAAATACCCGCCTTCGGTGTCGCGCACCGCGAGTTCACGGCCGGTGGCCGGATCCAGCCTGATTTCCTGTCGGTCGCGCCAGGATGCGCCGGGCATGATCCATGACGCGACAAGCGCATCGCCGCCGCGCACGCCGGGTATCCGGACGCTCCAATTTTCGGCCCCCGCAGCGCGCTCGGCAAGGATCTGGCTCGCGGCATCAAGCGCGGTTGCGCTGACCGGCGCAGCGCGCACTTCCGGGCGCATCCACGCATTGATCTCCTGCTCGAAATAGGCCGTCGTTCCGAACAGGAAGATGACGAAGACAATCCAGGCGGGGATCAACCCCGCCCAGGTGTGCAGCCACGCCATGGACTGGCGGAACGATGCCTTCATCAGAATTTTCCGCGCAACGAGACGAGGAAGTTGCGGGGATCGCCATAGAAATTGCCGTAACCAGGGCTTCCAATGGTGACGTAATAGTTCTTGTCGAAGACGTTGTTGAGATTGGCGCTGATCGAGAATTGTTCGCTGACGGCATATTCGGCACGCAGCGACCAGACCGAATAGCCCGGAACCTTGAACTGATATTCATAATAGGGGCCGTCATACAGCCCGGTTGCCGGATTAAGCTCCTGCACCCAGCCCGACCGGAAATTCGCGCTTTGCGCGGTAACGCCCCCGCCGATGCTCAACCCCTTCAAGCGGCCTTCCTTGAAGGCATAATCGGTGAACAGCTTGAACAGATGCTTTGGGGTGATCTCGGCGAACTGCGCGTCATTCTTGCGCGTATTCTTGTTGTCGTTGAACGTGTAGCCGAGCGAAACCTGCCAGCCGGGCAGGATTTCCCCATTAACCTCGGCTTCGAAGCCCTGGCTCTTGAGATTGCCGTCGCGGATATAGCAGCAATTATCGGTCCAGCCCGCGGGCGGATTGCTGGGATCTGCGGCCGAGGCGCCCTTTTTGCGGACACGGTAGACAGCGAGCGAGCCGGTCAGCTTGCCCCCGAACAAATCCCCCTTGATGCCCGCTTCATAATTCGTCCCGGTGACCGGATCGAGCGGCGTGCCGGGGCGCGGCCCGGACATGAGATTGGCCTGCGATTGGTATATTTCGGCATAGCTGGCGTAGAGGCTGACATGTTTGGTGACGTCGAGAACCATGCCGGCATAGGGAACGAACTTGGTTTTCTGGTCGGTCAGCGAGCTGATTTGGCCGGTGACGAGGTTGCGGGTCGCGGTGCGATCCTTCACCACGAGACGGCCGCCGCCGATAAGCGATAGCGGCGCAATCGGCCGAATGCGCAGCGAGCCATAGAAACCGACGCGCTCGACATTGGTGCGCCCCTGATACCCCCAGGCGGGCGGATAGGCGATTTCCGGCGGATAGTCCGGATCAAAGACATTGCCCGGACCATAATAGGTCCACAGGCTGCGATTGTCCGTGCGGTTGCGCGTATAATCGACGCCGAAAACGATATCATGCTTCTGGCCAAAGGCCTGGAAACTGCCGGTCGTGTTGAAATCGAGCGCCAGTTCGCGCACCTTGGCCGCCGCCTGATAATACCACCAATCGGTGCCCGAGAAGTCGACAGGGTCGACCGCATTTTCCATTTCCGCCGCATTGGTCCGATCGTTCGAACGGCTGTGATTGGCGTTGAGGGTCAGCGTCCAATCCTTGCCGATCGACTGTTCGATCCGGCCATAGGCGACGTCGATGTCGCGCGTGATCGTGCTCCACGGCGCGCCCATGTTCGTGCTGCGTGGAAAGCCGATATCTTCGCCGTTGCGATACCGCGCCAAGCTGACGTTAAAACCCTTATGCTTGTCGAACTGGTGCGTGTAGCCCGCAACGATCAGCGTGTCGGGCGCCGGATTATATTCGATCGAACCATGCGCCAGCCAGCGATCGTCCGACTTGAAATCCTGAAACGCGGCGCCGATGTCGTACACCCCGATCGCGCGCGCGCGCAGGCTGCCATCGCTGGTCAGCGCGCCGGTGACATCGGCTTCCGCCCGCGCACGATCCCAACTACCAAAGGTCATCGCCGCGCGGGCCTGCGGATCGGCAAGCGCGCGCTTGCGGGTGAAATTGATCACCCCGCCCGCTTCCCCGGCACCGAACAGGCCATCGGCGCCGCGGATCAGCGCGATTGAATCGAATATCGTGGTATCGAGATCGCCGGTGATGCTGGACGTCTGGCCGCTCGCACCGCCATCGAAGCGCATATTGGTGATCGTAAGCCCGCGCGATGTATAGGCCGACGACAACCAGGCGCGGTCCACGGTCACCCCGGTCATCTGCTGCATGACATCCTCGACGGTGAGCAGATTTTGATCCTCGATCCGCGCCCGCGTCATCACGGTAACCGACTGCGGGATCTCTCGCAGGGTCTGCTTGGCCTTGCCGATATTGGTTGCGGCGGCGGCATAGCCATCGCTCCCCTCGGTCAGCGTCGGATCGGCTTCGACCCGGTGCCCGGTAACGGTGATGTTCGAAACGCCGTCGGCCGCGCCTCGTCCCGGTGCTGCGCTGTTACTGGCCAGCAGCAACGGCCCGCCACTGCCGTCACCCTGCTGCGCCATTGCAACTTGCGGCAAGGCGCACCCCGCCATCAACACGACCAGCGACCGCGCCAAGACCAGCGACCTGTGGTTTCGAAACTCGATTCGCGCGGTCATTACGCCCCCTTTACCGTTGTCATCATTGCGAAATTTCCTCGTTGAAACGGAATGCTTTCGGCTTGTTCACCCCGCCGCTAATGCAAATGCGATCGAGTCGCAATATCATATCTGAATGACAGATGAGCGAAATATTGCCGACGCCCATGCCCGTTCCGAACCGCCCTTGCAGTCGCGATCGATTCGCATTAGCGAGCAAACCTTGTGCTGAAGGATGCCCGATGAAGACAAGTTTGTTGCGCTCAGAACGGCTTTCGCCGCAAAGCAGTGCCCCGCCATATTTGCAGGCCCGGCCATGAAACGGCTGATCGCGCTTGCCATGGCCCTTGCCTTGCCTGCTGCGTCCCCTGCGGTTGCGGCCCCCTGGCAATTGTCCGGATCGGATGTCGTGTCGCTCAGCGCGCCCGATGGGCACAGTTATCAGATCATGATCGCATGGCCCGAGGGCGCGCCGCCCGCCACTGGCTGGCCGGTGCTCTGGATGCTAGACGGCGCCGACAATTTCGCGACCGCAGCGCTCACCGCGCGCCGGCTCTCACGCGTCAGCGAGCGATCGGGCGTGGGGCCCGGTGTGATCGTTGCGATTGATTCCGGGCCATTGGCG is part of the Sphingomonas sp. C3-2 genome and harbors:
- a CDS encoding DUF3325 domain-containing protein, which produces MKPILIDSLTFLCATGGFAALMLTMARHQSDWFGRKLPEHRARAGRICGYGALVISLVVALAGHGWDYGLVAIFGWWTVAAGLVVAANCNRPRILAHIGGKGR
- a CDS encoding PepSY-associated TM helix domain-containing protein, which produces MKASFRQSMAWLHTWAGLIPAWIVFVIFLFGTTAYFEQEINAWMRPEVRAAPVSATALDAASQILAERAAGAENWSVRIPGVRGGDALVASWIMPGASWRDRQEIRLDPATGRELAVRDTEGGYFLYRFHFDLHAMPVSWARIIVSLAALAMLLAIISGIVTHKKIFADFFMLRFSKGQRSWLDAHNVTAVLALPFHLMITYTGLVTLVFTLMPWAISANFKDFDAYYEAAFPARETIVASGTRAPVLPLSQLVERSGWGVAETSYISIDLPGDAAAHAMFYPVVDAISSSHEKRELNAVTGLPLAPAPHHDGAASATQRVMIALHRGDFAAPALRWLYFLSGVAGTVMIATGMVLWTVKRRAKLPDPSAPHFGFALTGRLNLGVIVGAPAGIAAYFLANRLLPLGMAHRADWEINILFAVWGAVLVWGAARRMRAAWIEALGACALLWLAVPVVSAMVTERGLFPSLATDDWVFAGFDLIALCMAFSFALAARKAATHRSHRPARRTGKIAEVLS
- a CDS encoding TonB-dependent siderophore receptor, translated to MTARIEFRNHRSLVLARSLVVLMAGCALPQVAMAQQGDGSGGPLLLASNSAAPGRGAADGVSNITVTGHRVEADPTLTEGSDGYAAAATNIGKAKQTLREIPQSVTVMTRARIEDQNLLTVEDVMQQMTGVTVDRAWLSSAYTSRGLTITNMRFDGGASGQTSSITGDLDTTIFDSIALIRGADGLFGAGEAGGVINFTRKRALADPQARAAMTFGSWDRARAEADVTGALTSDGSLRARAIGVYDIGAAFQDFKSDDRWLAHGSIEYNPAPDTLIVAGYTHQFDKHKGFNVSLARYRNGEDIGFPRSTNMGAPWSTITRDIDVAYGRIEQSIGKDWTLTLNANHSRSNDRTNAAEMENAVDPVDFSGTDWWYYQAAAKVRELALDFNTTGSFQAFGQKHDIVFGVDYTRNRTDNRSLWTYYGPGNVFDPDYPPEIAYPPAWGYQGRTNVERVGFYGSLRIRPIAPLSLIGGGRLVVKDRTATRNLVTGQISSLTDQKTKFVPYAGMVLDVTKHVSLYASYAEIYQSQANLMSGPRPGTPLDPVTGTNYEAGIKGDLFGGKLTGSLAVYRVRKKGASAADPSNPPAGWTDNCCYIRDGNLKSQGFEAEVNGEILPGWQVSLGYTFNDNKNTRKNDAQFAEITPKHLFKLFTDYAFKEGRLKGLSIGGGVTAQSANFRSGWVQELNPATGLYDGPYYEYQFKVPGYSVWSLRAEYAVSEQFSISANLNNVFDKNYYVTIGSPGYGNFYGDPRNFLVSLRGKF
- a CDS encoding efflux RND transporter permease subunit, producing the protein MIARFFIMRPVASALLALAMMLTGLLAWRMLPTAPLPEVDFPAIAVEASLPGANPRTMAAAVAVPLQRALGSIAGIRILEATSGQGTVEIVMIFELGRDINDAARDVQAAINAARGQLPSGMPSEPVYRKLNPSQAPIMALALSSDSLPPERLYDEASAILAQKLSQVPGVGEVSIGGASLPAVRVQLNPHALAAQGIALDEVREAIARSNALTPLGMTEQGDRSWTIGSNAQLRAVSDYEMLVVARRPNGLVRLADVATVTEATENRYAMGFHNDRPAVLLTVRRQPGANIVATTDAIQASLPGLRALLPAQTKLEVVLDRSPGIRATIREAQLALALSVGLVILVVGLFLRRWHAAVIPSLAIPVALVTSFAAMWALGFSLNNLSLTALIVAAGLVVDDAIVVLENISRHIEAGLSPRRAALRGTREVGFTLIAMNLSLLVVFIAILFMGGVITLLFREFSLTLAAAMLISLIVSLTLTPALCARLLKPTPAKTRRAGWPARIAAFYERTLDIALRHRRMTLALLAGVMAINVGLYIVIPKGFLPEQDTGQLTAFARGDDGMSFQLMQPKIETYRHYLLADPAVADVVGQAGGETGINNASMMIRLKPMSERRETAGAVVERLRAGMPKVPGGVLWVNVDQDIQLEPPGQQGQDFHLRLLSPKLEGLKDWQRKAAAALEALPELTDVDGRADGGNLQINLDIDRDAAARLGVDMRTITGVLNNSFSQRQVATLYGDLNQYRVILELEPRYTTDPGVLDLVHVIAADGRRVPLTAFTTRTQGLADDWIPHRDQFAARRVSFSLAPGVAPEQAAAAIDRAVAGLMLPNDVQAKMAGELDIAGASAQSQPLLLLGVILAVFIVLGILYESLLHPLTILSTLPSAGVGAFLALWLTGFEFSLIALLGLFLLIGMVMKNAILMIDFALARQRRDGLDPLEAIREAARLRLRPILMTNMAAMLGALPLVLGMGEGAEMRQPLGICIVGGLLVSQLLTLYTTPVVYLVVEHLGAKFRNRAGRVPAQETPIAPR